Sequence from the Papilio machaon chromosome 21, ilPapMach1.1, whole genome shotgun sequence genome:
TTTCCAGATATGGTGGATACCAGTTTGGTTACTGGGCAGATCAACTTGGGGATGGAAGAGCTCACATCCTCGGAGAGTATGTCAACAGGTAAAGAGTAcacaaactttttatttataattgagtCAATCAAagcttattaaatattttttttacaattaaacattcaataaaatagctcagtgtttcccaaagtatCTTGTCCCAAGTCCCttgggggcgttatcgcccccTTGTGAACGTTtaaaacctaggagggggcgataaggagcccaaaaaatgggggcattgaaattaattaaagtaatgaaattgtggtttttaagttttagggctgaataaaaattagggggctctgaaatataattgattttcaaagggagCGGTGAatgaaataagtttgaaaatTACTGAGATAGCTTATTAGATGACTTCATTCAATAAAGTatcaagtatatttttttgatactaagaaataaatgaGACAGAAATCAGGATCGCACCAGatgaaaattgtaaatgtcTCTCTCTGGGTTATGATTCAAGTTGTGCCTTTGTATAACTTTGATAGTACTTATCAGGAAAGGTGAATCCTGGCAGCCACAACTGAAGGGTTCAGGGGAGACGCCATACTCTCGGTTTGGTGATGGGCGCGCGGTGCTACGGTCCTCCATCAGAGAGATGATAGCATCTGAAGCATGCTACTATCTTGGAATACCCACCACTAGGGCAGCGGCTTTGGTGGGTAAGACTGCATTCAATTTTAGTtagctattttaaattatttagtcaATGAACACTACCATTCCTTAAACCTGATATTGTACATTAGTAACTTTAAATGACTCTGAGTATGGTTGTCTATATTAtgcttatattaataaaaaaatattgcagtgAGTGATGAGCATAAAGTATGGCGTGACAAGAGTTACAGCGGGGCTGCGCGGCAGGAGCGCGCGGCTGTGGTGATGCGCCTCGCCCCCGCCTGGTACCGGCTCGGATCCTTTGAGATACTGCTGAAGAGGAAGGAGCCACATACCATGAGGCAATTAGCTGACTTTGTTATTaaggtacaaaaatatactctgttccaaataaataaaaataatttgtaaacaaaatgtcaCTTTCAAAGCAAAGTGACACTTACAAAGAATGTCACTTATAAAGAAATGTGAAGAATTTTGTGTGTCATTATGAAATGGATTAatgaatattaacaatttttttttctgttgcgctcaaaaaaaaattattaatagactagctgtcgcccgcgactccgtccgcgcgcagttaaaaaaaacttaataggtgtatgaaaaatagatgtccgattctcagacctactgaatatgctcacaaaatttcatgagaatcggtcaagccgtttcggaggagttcaagttcgaacctcgtgacacgagaattttatatattagattataaattttctgttACAGCatcattttccaaacatttcaTCGGATGATCCggataaatatgtaaaatggtACTCAGAGGTGGCTCACACTAATCTAGACATGGTTGCTAGTTGGCAAGGTAAGtacaactttaaaatgttgataaactttttatttatgtgatgAAATGTATGATTTTAAAGTATGTTGTATGTAGTCAAGGATGTTTATTTACTACCcattttgataaaatcaaaaacttcAAAATCAAAGTCAAAAACTTATCAGCAACACATGCATACTAAATCTGCTCTTATTCTTGGTGTACATTATACCAGTGCAGTAAGACAGTAGCGCTTAAAATCAGCACTGGCATACAACAGAATGTAAACACTAGGCTCCAGTgcagtgatgcaacggaagtgtcttaccggaaccagaaacggaaacagatgtcatgaataaattttagcagaaacggaaacagaaacggaagcggaaacagaagtgtataataaatattaaaaaaaaacatatttacaaattttttttttttggtaagaacagtttgtatttgtttttaatttattaaggcattggatatcggtgtcctttagccttcaatatatgtatttttactgtgctgcaataagttaaaattcgtttttttattttatttattttcaggaaacaaaattacactatttacaaattaatgttcgccaaaccactcgtgtagataaacgacaaatatatttctttattaatacattcactgctgaccactcgaatccgagtgggcagagctattagtagcggcgcctccccctcggatccgagcgaggggcccgttcattttgtagtagccagtaagccgccggcgtttgaaaaaagtccatgttgctttgtatggccactctggcaatatagtcaactaacgaaaaagagttttagtttcattcttacaATGTTGTAGTGaccacgttcgtacggaggcaaacatacaaatatcttgtatcacatgtagctaaggctgaactttgttatgtatgaatattttttaaatatatgtatgtcctgtatgtgtgtacgtgtgtgtgtatgcgtttttgtttatgtgtgtgtgtgtgtatacgtgtgtgtatgtatgaaatgttacaatatcttgaaccgagaagataaaagctggttttgattagtatatccttacatgttttactcaatattcttgaatttgatgaaaaacttgactgtcaaaatcttgtaacatatttgtaCACAGAAATGCGatcgtggaacaaatatctacatacgagtattagtgaactaaaccattgccatccctagtactcaaaatgatgatccctagcgctcaaaatgatgatccctagcgctcaaatacaaaaaactttattaatttatctatatgttcaaaaactcccagatatactaaataaaaattcaccgtaaaaagttttggctcccagctgttacctttttttttattttgtaaacagtgaatgtgttaagtatcaaaaacaccaaatcaagattagaaaaatatataattattaggcacttgacttgcaatctgcatggcctgggttcgaatcccgctatgtaccaatgtgtttttcgatttagatatgtatatttatccgacgttcctacggtgaaggaaaacatagtgatgctgcctgcacatatctgagaaaaaatttaatgatatgtgtgaagtcaacccgctctgggccagcgtggttgactatggcctagtcacctctaatttgaggctccgagcccctcagtggggatgtatagtgagctgatgataataacgatgatgatatattacatggttatcacttattcaaaagtacatttaataacttgtaagtatgaaatagtcacattttgtcagttgtcaaattttatatggacaacaactagacagtttactccagcaagagaaactgattgtttcaaacagcagcagaaaatattacgcgcttaaattcacgaaaaagtacgtaaacaaacaaatgcgacaagtaacgaaaggccgcgcacggaatgcgcgtctcgcgccgcgcatttgtaTCTCTCAGCcttcgtaaagttccgttttatctccgttataaaagttgcggaaacagaagcagaaacggatgttgaaaagcacgcggaacttccgcacttgcggaaacggaaacagacatccgttgcatcactactcCAGTGAGCCCATACATTGCATGTCAGACTAacgctactgtcctactgtactggaaTGATGTAAACAAGGCGTTATAGTGACATTTTCCTGTacaatgtatgttttattttacaaagttttatatcCTCAGGTGTAGGTTTCACTCATGGTGTACTGAACACAGACAATGTGAGCGTGCTGGGTTTGACCATAGACTACGGACCGTACGGCTTCATGCAACATTATTATGAACATTATGTACCTAATACATCTGATGATGCCGGACGGTAtgcatttaataaacaacctgaggtaaatatatacaattaataaaattggagtgtctgtttgtactagttatcgcccgcgattttgtccgcgcggtattaaaaaaaaagttattaagtagcctatgtgttcttccggactattttttacatttatgccaaatttcatcaagatcagttgagtgtttccggagataccttcaaacaaacatccatccatccatctaaaccattcacatttataatactagtaagattgaaaaaagaaatacttatatttcgcaaactattttttttaattgtctgtatgcggattttttttatatattgtaaaagctagcgcttgaccacgatccaaCCCGATTAAGTGGTGATgaggtctaaagatggtacgcgctaacTTTGCAATCGGATGGCGCTTGTTTCAGATAATTTCCGTAACATGGGACCGATTATGTCCGGACTTTTATTGGAAAGTAACTTTATGCTGAAGTAACATAGGCAtagtaacattattataataattattgccAAATTTAGAGCCGGGCAATTTAATTATGGTTAATATGACTTTTCTATTGGCAATAAAATCTAATccattttactaaataaatgttatgaagaaatgaatgtttaaatggatgttagaaggttCCAAAAcggttcaatggatctcgttgaaatttggcatgtttaggacatagtctggaagaacacataggctactaataggTAGTTCTTaaagtcatttcgttttttctCGACTTAGGATTCGTGTATTTTCGACGAAGATGCACCACGAGCTGATAAATGCATTATTAATCATAGAGAATAGAAacaaacatagaaataaacataaaaacgaTTTGACTTTCCGAACccaataattaagttttttttttaattgtagcGGATGAAGTCGAGGTTTACAgttaatcttataaataaaaaagaaagtcgtgttagttacactatttataactcaaaatcggtcgaactgatttagctgaaaattgatggggaggtagcttagaactaggagacggacataggaactttttttatcttgtgtgcattttcttttattccgcgcggacggagtcgcggataaaagctagtagtatatataaataaataatttcagataCTTGTATGGAATCTGGAGAAGTTTTCAGAAGCTTTAGAACCGATATTGACAGATGACCAGAAGCAAAGGATAAAAGATGTGCAAAGTACACTTGGGGATTATGTCAAGAATAAAGTCGGGTAAGaacttttataacaaaataaaatatttaattgtctaACCACGaatgatatatatttatatcttactaatattatgaatgaaaatgtttagatgtatggatggatggatttttgaaagtatctccaaaacggctcaaaggatctttatgaaatttatcacagatgtagaacatagtttggaagaacacatagactactaattatgtttttttttattccgtgcggacggagtcgcgggtgataactagttaattttaattatataacattttaaaaatatgttttattaacagtCACACATATATAAGCAAACTGGGCTTGTCAGAGCTACGAGACGGTGATGATAAGTTGGTGAAAGACTTGCTGCAGATGATGCAGCAGACTATGGCCGATTACACGCAAACTTTCAGACAAATGGCTGAGgtaattattatcttactaatattataaattcgaaagtttagatggatggatggatttttgaagatatctccataacggctcaatggacctcgatgaaatttatcatagGTGTAGATCACAGtctcgaagaacacataggctacaaataagtagaattagtagtctatgtgttctatctgttctgttctttctgcctaggaattaaaaaaaaataacaataataataataaaaaaatattttaatatttgattatattaataaatagttagttagtagtaggggctcagtaaatagtaatatttaataaatattaaatttaataatataatgatattttttttaattcctcgcggacgaagccatgggcgacagctagttatctatatttctataaacacaggtacatatctgagaagaaattcaaatatgtgtgaagtcaacccgcactgtgtcagcattgactatgtcctagttaCCCCTAACTTAGATTAGGCTCCGAGTagagacgtatagtgagctgatgatgatgacatttCTATACTAAGATATTaagaacaaatatttgttttgtttgcatataataattttttcactGTTGGAAAGCTATAATATCCCCGGAAGAGGCATAtaggtttaggtttaaagaatttaaaacaaaaaaaactaaaagtcaCTTACATGAAAACAATATCGCACACTGTACATAATACAATATGATCGCCATTTTAgttgttaatttacttttttacaataatctaAAACATATTGAGTTAGCTTTGAATTGTTTACatgaacttaaatttttaatgtatcacGTTAACgagttataaagttaattttaagtctattttataactttaactgaaataaagttgtaattattttttccagtTGGATATGTCACAGTTGGCAGATGTGACGTCATTGGAGAGCAAGTGGTCTTTGGTAAAGGTCTCTAAATCCTCGCAGTGGGATAAATGGGTTCAGAGATATCGGGAAAGACTGGAACAAGGAAATGGTCAGTATAAATATTCATGTATTCTAATCTCTAAAGATTATTGTTTTGAACCATGTTCttacatcattttttttattaatctataagttaaaagaaaatttaattttataatagcaactagcttttacccgcgactctgtccacgtggaataaaaaaaaatgcacataagataaaaaaaagttcctatgtccatctcctagttctaagctatctccccatcaattttcagctaaatcagttcgaccgatcttgagttataaatagtgtaactaacatcactttattttatatatatactagcttttacccgcgactccgtccgcgcggaataaaaaatagaaaacggggtaaaaattatcctatgtccgtttcctggttccaagctacctgcccaccaattttcattcaaatcgattcagccgttcttgagttataaatagtgtaactaacatcactttattttatatatatactagcttttacccgcgactccgtccgcgcggaataaaaaatagaaaacggggtaaaaattatcctatgtccgtttcctggttccaagctacctgcccaccaattttcattcaaatcgattcagccgttcttgagttataaatagtgtaactaacacgactttcttttatatatatagatatagatttaatcttttttttcttttaataactgTTTCTAGTAAGTGATGAAGTGAGACGTGCCCGGATGTTGAAAGTCAACCCCCTGTACATACCCAGTAACTGGATATTACAAGAAGCAATAGCCGATGCTGAGAAAAATGACTTCGGCAAGGTGAAAtttgcacaattttttttattgccctATTTGagggtatttttttatgtatatatatttttttttttaagaaataacgatcaactaatttttttgtcaGGTGCGACTTCTGTTAAAGAATTTTAAGAATCCATACGAAGTGAATGAGAATGCTGAGAAGTTGGGATATTCATCACAACCTCCCAGCTGGTCTTACGGAATCAAACTGAGCTGTTCCAGTTAGAATACtttcaaaaagttttcattcaCCTTGATGAACAAagtcgtataaaaaaaaacaaaaaatgggacccatctgcaagcatttcctttcgattaaaatattttttatcaaaatcggaccaccaggggcggagt
This genomic interval carries:
- the LOC106714508 gene encoding protein adenylyltransferase SelO: MRRALCVCVSLLNDQRSIMLGCEKSLIRDLKSWKFRNPPNYAELPINEDPEYNVPVAVKNAVFSKVPTEPLIGKLHLVCVSEDAMKDILDLDPEVAETVEFIDMVAGKYLPEGGLTVCHRYGGYQFGYWADQLGDGRAHILGEYVNRKGESWQPQLKGSGETPYSRFGDGRAVLRSSIREMIASEACYYLGIPTTRAAALVVSDEHKVWRDKSYSGAARQERAAVVMRLAPAWYRLGSFEILLKRKEPHTMRQLADFVIKHHFPNISSDDPDKYVKWYSEVAHTNLDMVASWQGVGFTHGVLNTDNVSVLGLTIDYGPYGFMQHYYEHYVPNTSDDAGRYAFNKQPEILVWNLEKFSEALEPILTDDQKQRIKDVQSTLGDYVKNKVGHTYISKLGLSELRDGDDKLVKDLLQMMQQTMADYTQTFRQMAELDMSQLADVTSLESKWSLVKVSKSSQWDKWVQRYRERLEQGNVSDEVRRARMLKVNPLYIPSNWILQEAIADAEKNDFGKVRLLLKNFKNPYEVNENAEKLGYSSQPPSWSYGIKLSCSS